One genomic segment of Ferrimonas sp. YFM includes these proteins:
- the yihA gene encoding ribosome biogenesis GTP-binding protein YihA/YsxC, with protein sequence MSDTAIDFRSAKYMLSAPDISFLPPDTGIEVAFAGRSNAGKSSALNTMTDQKGLAKTSKTPGRTQMINLFEVGDDRRLVDLPGYGFAQVPLEMKKKWQKALAEYLEKRRCLRGVVVMMDCRHPLKDLDANMIRWSVAAELPVLVLLTKADKLKQAVKQKTLRDVKSALEEFGGEIKVQLFSSLKGTGRGEAIAHIGRWLDPQDEVVAE encoded by the coding sequence GTGAGCGATACCGCCATCGATTTTCGCAGCGCCAAGTACATGCTCAGCGCCCCTGACATCAGCTTTCTGCCGCCAGATACCGGGATCGAGGTTGCGTTTGCAGGCCGCTCTAATGCGGGAAAATCCTCTGCCCTCAATACCATGACCGATCAGAAAGGTTTGGCTAAGACCTCCAAGACCCCGGGTCGTACCCAGATGATCAACCTGTTTGAGGTCGGGGATGACCGCCGTCTGGTGGATCTGCCCGGCTACGGTTTTGCCCAGGTCCCCCTGGAGATGAAGAAGAAGTGGCAGAAGGCCCTGGCTGAGTATCTTGAGAAGCGTCGCTGTCTGCGCGGGGTGGTGGTGATGATGGATTGCCGTCACCCACTGAAGGACCTGGACGCTAACATGATCCGCTGGTCCGTGGCCGCAGAGTTGCCGGTGCTGGTGCTGCTGACCAAGGCGGATAAGCTGAAGCAGGCGGTCAAGCAGAAAACCCTGAGAGACGTAAAGTCTGCCCTGGAGGAGTTTGGTGGTGAGATAAAGGTGCAACTGTTCTCGTCACTGAAAGGAACCGGCCGCGGAGAAGCCATTGCCCATATCGGTCGTTGGCTGGACCCCCAGGATGAGGTGGTGGCCGAGTAA
- a CDS encoding c-type cytochrome: MKKLALTLSVLAAFSGTVQAQGDEAKGQQVATTTCLACHGMDGNSMVPMYPKLAGQHQGYLLKQLKEFKQGAMSGGKEGRNDPIMAGMVMTLNEEQMADVSAFYASQTISAGAQVDAETQAKGEKLYMGGDAQRQITACAACHGPKGEGMNLAGYPSLAGQHPDYIKAQLEKFRSGARANDLNGMMTGVAKNLRDEDISLLSQYISSLK; this comes from the coding sequence ATGAAAAAATTAGCACTAACACTTTCTGTGCTCGCCGCTTTCAGCGGTACTGTTCAGGCCCAGGGAGATGAAGCCAAAGGGCAGCAAGTTGCCACCACCACCTGTCTCGCCTGCCACGGCATGGACGGGAACAGCATGGTCCCCATGTACCCCAAACTGGCTGGCCAGCATCAGGGTTATCTGCTCAAGCAGCTGAAAGAGTTCAAACAGGGCGCCATGAGCGGCGGTAAAGAGGGTCGAAACGATCCCATTATGGCCGGTATGGTCATGACCCTGAATGAGGAGCAGATGGCGGATGTCTCCGCTTTCTACGCTTCCCAGACCATCTCCGCAGGCGCCCAGGTGGATGCAGAGACCCAGGCCAAGGGCGAAAAACTCTACATGGGTGGTGATGCCCAGCGTCAGATCACCGCCTGTGCTGCCTGCCACGGTCCTAAAGGGGAAGGGATGAACCTGGCCGGCTACCCCAGCCTGGCGGGTCAGCACCCGGACTACATCAAGGCCCAATTGGAAAAATTCCGCAGTGGCGCCCGCGCCAACGACCTCAACGGCATGATGACCGGCGTGGCCAAGAACCTGCGTGACGAAGACATCAGCCTGCTGAGCCAGTACATCTCCAGCCTGAAATAG
- a CDS encoding class I SAM-dependent methyltransferase has product MHCPLCQHHQTQHYHQDKKRHYFQCARCELVFADPNALLPPSAEKHQYDQHQNDPADQGYRRFLSRVAQPLMQRLAPGSQGLDFGCGPGPTLSLMLEEAGHSVALYDPYFHPDRAPLRSHYDFVTCTEAIEHFYRPGREWQLLLELVRPGGTLALMTKLVKDRQAFANWHYKNDPTHVSFFSRTTFEFLAQRDDLTVEFIGNDVVLLQKAA; this is encoded by the coding sequence ATGCACTGCCCCCTCTGTCAGCACCATCAGACTCAGCACTATCATCAGGACAAGAAACGTCACTACTTCCAGTGCGCCAGGTGTGAACTGGTGTTTGCCGATCCCAATGCTCTGCTGCCCCCCTCGGCAGAGAAGCATCAGTACGATCAGCATCAGAATGACCCTGCAGACCAGGGGTACCGCCGCTTCCTCTCCCGGGTGGCACAGCCGCTGATGCAGAGGCTGGCGCCTGGTAGCCAGGGGCTGGACTTCGGTTGTGGTCCGGGCCCCACCCTGTCGCTGATGCTGGAGGAAGCGGGACACTCCGTGGCCCTCTATGACCCCTATTTCCACCCGGACAGGGCGCCATTGAGAAGCCACTACGACTTTGTCACCTGCACCGAGGCCATTGAACATTTCTACCGGCCCGGGCGGGAATGGCAATTGCTGCTGGAGCTGGTACGTCCTGGCGGCACCCTGGCGCTGATGACCAAACTGGTCAAGGACAGACAGGCGTTTGCCAACTGGCACTACAAGAACGACCCCACCCATGTCAGCTTTTTCAGCCGCACCACCTTCGAGTTCCTGGCCCAAAGGGACGACCTGACGGTGGAATTTATTGGTAATGACGTCGTACTGCTGCAAAAAGCGGCATAA
- the yihI gene encoding Der GTPase-activating protein YihI, with the protein MTRQKKSRKINVHGPRQQTRTEKGSGHEGKRRNAKGKAAGSRQNEGSAKSRLRADRPQDTLDPRLGSKKPISLVAPQNEAPVAKPLSPEQELEKLENLPRLNDLLDRLDQDEVLSAEDQQWLDAKLDRIEQLMTQLGIELEEAQEQQAAPQPEQDLMSRFESGSELLDDYKE; encoded by the coding sequence ATGACGAGACAGAAGAAATCCCGCAAGATTAATGTTCACGGACCCCGGCAGCAGACCCGCACCGAAAAGGGAAGCGGTCACGAAGGCAAACGCCGGAACGCCAAGGGCAAGGCCGCTGGCTCTCGCCAGAACGAAGGCTCTGCCAAGTCCAGACTGCGGGCGGATCGGCCTCAGGACACCCTGGATCCGCGGCTGGGCAGCAAGAAGCCCATCTCTCTGGTCGCCCCCCAGAACGAGGCACCGGTGGCCAAGCCCCTCTCTCCGGAGCAGGAGCTGGAGAAACTGGAGAACCTGCCACGGCTCAACGACCTGCTGGACCGGCTGGATCAGGATGAGGTGCTCAGCGCCGAGGATCAGCAGTGGCTGGACGCCAAGCTGGACAGAATCGAACAGTTGATGACCCAGCTGGGCATCGAACTGGAGGAGGCCCAGGAGCAGCAGGCTGCCCCCCAGCCGGAGCAGGATCTGATGAGCCGCTTCGAGTCCGGCAGTGAGCTGCTGGACGACTACAAAGAGTAA